One genomic window of Pseudoxanthomonas sp. includes the following:
- the infB gene encoding translation initiation factor IF-2, whose amino-acid sequence MSQQTTIRKLAELVNTPVDKLIIQLAEAGMKFSGPDQEVSSTEKMKLLGFLRRTHGKADGEGEESEAAKKVTLARRKVQEVTVKSGRSNSTVAVEVRQKRTYVKPTEAQANEARRAGAAVAPGDERAEILRKLEESRQRNLAEQARLAEMDRARDEEKERKVQEAAAAVAQAEADARAEADAEAESADTGAVAEEAPAPVARKLIDESKGPIAGTSIRVPAKAGAAHPPRTATTPARKEPDRGTTTAAKHKTRGSNSMVAGVEDDDSTQRFAGQLHLSAADRARRGAARGKPKPRRQMEQSRGGSGNHQFARPTAPVVREVAIGEAITVSDLAQKLALKGGDVVKALFKMGVMATITQTIDHDTAALITEELGHTVVRAGSDDAEDALLAHVEDVQGDTAPRPPVVTIMGHVDHGKTSLLDYIRRTKVATGEAGGITQHIGAYHVETDKGVISFLDTPGHAAFTAMRARGAKLTDIVVLVVAADDGVMPQTIESVQQAKAAGVALIVAVNKIDKSGADPLRVKNELLAHDVVAEEFGGDTQFIEVSAKTGQGIDTLLDAISLQAEVLELKAVPDGRASGTVIESSLDKGRGPVATVLVQQGQLKKGDYLVCGVQYGRVRALFDETGAQPNAAGPSIPVQVLGLSGVPDAGDDFVVVEDERLAKDVAQQRDAKRRESRLVASAGSRMEDIMAQLGKGDGQLSLNLIVKADVQGSVEALRHSLVALSNEDIRINILSSGVGGITESDVNSAMASKATIIGFNVRADASARRLVEANGVDMRYFSIIYDVIDQVKQVASGLLGVEIREEIIGIAQVRDVFRSSKFGAVAGCMVIEGSVKRSKPIRVLRDSVVVFEGELESLRRFKENVDEVRNGTECGIGVKAYNDVKAGDQIECFERIEVQRTL is encoded by the coding sequence ATGTCGCAGCAAACCACCATCCGCAAGCTCGCCGAACTGGTCAACACGCCGGTCGATAAACTGATCATCCAGCTGGCCGAGGCCGGCATGAAGTTCAGTGGCCCCGACCAGGAAGTGTCCAGCACCGAGAAAATGAAGCTGCTCGGCTTCCTCCGTCGCACCCACGGCAAGGCCGACGGGGAAGGCGAGGAAAGCGAAGCGGCCAAGAAGGTCACCCTGGCCCGCCGCAAGGTGCAGGAAGTGACGGTCAAGTCCGGTCGCAGCAATTCGACCGTGGCCGTGGAAGTGCGCCAGAAGCGCACCTACGTCAAGCCGACCGAAGCCCAGGCCAACGAAGCCCGTCGCGCCGGCGCTGCTGTCGCGCCCGGCGACGAGCGCGCCGAGATCCTGCGCAAGCTGGAAGAGTCGCGCCAGCGCAACCTGGCCGAACAGGCACGCCTGGCCGAAATGGACCGCGCCCGCGACGAAGAGAAGGAGCGCAAGGTCCAGGAAGCCGCCGCTGCGGTTGCCCAGGCTGAGGCCGATGCCCGCGCCGAAGCTGACGCCGAGGCAGAGAGTGCCGATACCGGTGCCGTTGCCGAAGAAGCGCCGGCTCCCGTCGCACGCAAGCTGATCGATGAAAGCAAGGGGCCGATTGCCGGCACCTCCATCCGTGTTCCGGCCAAGGCTGGCGCCGCGCATCCGCCGCGGACCGCCACGACCCCGGCCCGCAAGGAGCCCGATCGCGGCACGACGACTGCGGCCAAGCACAAGACCCGTGGCTCCAATTCCATGGTCGCCGGCGTCGAGGATGACGACAGCACCCAGCGTTTCGCAGGCCAGCTGCACCTGTCGGCCGCCGACCGCGCCCGTCGTGGCGCCGCCCGTGGCAAGCCCAAGCCCCGTCGCCAGATGGAGCAGAGCCGTGGCGGCTCGGGCAACCACCAGTTCGCACGTCCGACCGCACCGGTGGTGCGCGAAGTGGCGATCGGCGAAGCGATCACCGTCAGTGACCTGGCCCAGAAGCTCGCGCTGAAGGGTGGTGACGTGGTCAAGGCGCTGTTCAAGATGGGCGTGATGGCCACCATCACCCAGACCATCGACCACGACACCGCGGCGCTGATCACCGAAGAGCTCGGCCATACGGTCGTGCGCGCCGGCAGCGACGACGCCGAGGACGCACTGCTGGCCCACGTCGAGGACGTGCAGGGCGACACCGCCCCGCGTCCGCCGGTGGTCACCATCATGGGTCACGTCGACCACGGCAAGACCTCGCTGCTGGATTACATCCGTCGCACCAAGGTCGCCACGGGCGAAGCCGGCGGCATCACCCAGCACATCGGTGCCTACCACGTCGAAACCGACAAGGGCGTCATCAGCTTCCTGGATACCCCGGGCCACGCGGCGTTCACCGCCATGCGTGCCCGCGGCGCCAAGCTGACCGACATCGTGGTGCTGGTGGTGGCGGCCGATGACGGCGTCATGCCGCAGACCATCGAGTCGGTGCAGCAGGCCAAGGCGGCCGGCGTGGCACTGATCGTGGCGGTCAACAAGATCGACAAGTCCGGTGCCGACCCGCTGCGGGTCAAGAACGAACTGCTGGCCCACGACGTGGTTGCCGAAGAGTTCGGTGGCGATACGCAGTTCATCGAAGTCTCGGCCAAGACCGGCCAGGGCATCGACACGCTGCTGGATGCCATTTCGCTGCAGGCCGAAGTGCTGGAACTCAAGGCCGTGCCCGATGGCCGCGCCAGCGGTACGGTCATCGAGTCCTCGCTGGACAAGGGTCGTGGCCCGGTCGCTACCGTGCTGGTCCAGCAGGGCCAGCTGAAGAAGGGCGATTACCTGGTCTGCGGCGTGCAGTACGGCCGCGTGCGTGCGCTGTTCGACGAAACCGGTGCCCAGCCGAATGCGGCTGGTCCGTCCATCCCGGTGCAGGTCCTGGGCCTGTCCGGCGTGCCGGACGCGGGCGATGACTTCGTCGTGGTCGAGGACGAGCGCCTGGCCAAGGACGTGGCCCAGCAGCGTGATGCCAAGCGCCGCGAATCGCGCCTGGTGGCCTCGGCCGGCAGCCGCATGGAAGACATCATGGCCCAGCTGGGCAAGGGTGACGGCCAGCTCAGCCTGAACCTGATCGTCAAGGCCGACGTGCAGGGTTCGGTGGAAGCGCTGCGCCATTCGCTGGTCGCGCTGTCCAACGAAGACATCCGCATCAACATCCTCAGCTCCGGCGTCGGTGGCATCACCGAGTCCGACGTCAATTCGGCGATGGCCTCCAAGGCCACGATCATCGGCTTCAACGTGCGTGCCGATGCCTCGGCCCGTCGCCTGGTCGAAGCCAATGGCGTGGACATGCGTTACTTCTCGATCATCTATGACGTGATCGACCAGGTGAAGCAGGTCGCCTCCGGTCTGCTGGGCGTCGAGATCCGCGAAGAGATCATCGGTATCGCCCAGGTCCGCGACGTGTTCCGCAGCTCCAAGTTCGGCGCGGTGGCCGGCTGTATGGTCATCGAGGGCAGCGTCAAGCGTTCCAAGCCGATCCGCGTGCTCCGCGACAGCGTCGTGGTGTTCGAGGGCGAACTGGAATCGCTGCGCCGCTTCAAGGAAAACGTGGACGAAGTGCGCAACGGCACCGAGTGCGGTATCGGCGTGAAGGCCTACAACGATGTGAAGGCCGGCGACCAGATCGAGTGCTTCGAGCGTATCGAGGTGCAGCGCACGCTGTAA
- the rpsO gene encoding 30S ribosomal protein S15, which translates to MSIDTQKIIEENKRGANDTGSPEVQVALLTARIELLSGHFKTHKKDHHSRRGLLQLVNQRRSLLDYLHGKDAPRYKALIEKLGLRR; encoded by the coding sequence ATGTCCATCGACACCCAGAAGATCATCGAAGAGAACAAGCGCGGCGCCAACGACACCGGCTCCCCGGAAGTCCAGGTCGCCCTGCTGACCGCCCGCATCGAGCTGCTCTCCGGCCACTTCAAGACCCACAAGAAAGATCACCACAGCCGTCGCGGCCTGCTGCAGCTGGTCAACCAGCGCCGCAGCCTGCTTGACTACCTGCATGGCAAAGATGCCCCGCGCTACAAGGCCCTGATCGAGAAGCTGGGTCTGCGTCGCTAA
- the nusA gene encoding transcription termination factor NusA: MSKELLLVVDAVANEKGVPREVIFDAIEAALASAAKKRYPEQDVLARVTIDHKDGTYLTYRRWEVVADDVVMESPDRQIRLMDAIDEVEGAEVGEYIEESIENPDFGRIAAQAAKQVIVQRVREAERAQVVDAWKDRVGELVTGIVKRAERGNIYVDLGGNAEAFISKDKGIPRDVLRAGDRVRGYLFDVRSEPRGPQLFISRAAPEFMMELFKLEVPEVGQGLVEIKACARDPGDRAKIAVLAHDTRTDPIGACIGMRGSRVQAVSNELNGERVDIVLWNDNPANFVINAMAPAEVQSIIVDEDRHSMDLAVAEDRLAQAIGKGGQNVRLASRLTGWQLNVMTQDQVSAKSEAEQSVARQLFVDKLEVDEEIAAILVSEGFNSVEEIAYVPVGELLAVEGFDEDIVEELRARARDALLNAALAEEEGAAGEGPADDLLALDGMDEATAHLLASHGVRTSEDLSDLAADEVVEFGIEGLDEARAAALILAARAEEIARLERGE; this comes from the coding sequence ATGAGTAAGGAACTGTTGCTGGTGGTGGACGCGGTCGCCAATGAAAAGGGCGTCCCGCGCGAAGTGATCTTCGACGCCATCGAGGCCGCCCTGGCCTCGGCCGCCAAGAAGCGTTATCCCGAACAGGATGTGCTGGCGCGCGTGACCATCGACCACAAGGACGGCACGTACCTGACGTACCGCCGCTGGGAAGTGGTGGCCGACGACGTGGTGATGGAATCGCCGGATCGCCAGATCCGCCTGATGGACGCCATCGACGAAGTCGAAGGCGCCGAGGTAGGCGAGTACATCGAAGAGTCGATCGAAAACCCCGACTTCGGCCGCATCGCCGCCCAGGCCGCCAAGCAGGTCATCGTGCAGCGTGTGCGCGAAGCCGAGCGCGCCCAGGTCGTGGACGCGTGGAAGGATCGCGTGGGCGAGCTGGTCACCGGCATCGTCAAGCGCGCCGAGCGCGGCAACATCTACGTGGACCTGGGCGGCAACGCCGAGGCCTTCATTTCCAAGGACAAGGGCATCCCGCGCGACGTGCTGCGCGCCGGCGACCGCGTCCGTGGTTACCTGTTCGACGTGCGTTCCGAGCCGCGTGGCCCGCAGCTGTTCATCAGTCGCGCCGCGCCGGAATTCATGATGGAGCTGTTCAAGCTGGAAGTGCCGGAAGTCGGCCAGGGCCTGGTCGAGATCAAGGCCTGCGCCCGCGATCCGGGCGACCGCGCCAAGATCGCCGTGCTGGCCCATGACACCCGCACCGATCCGATCGGCGCCTGCATCGGCATGCGTGGTTCGCGCGTGCAGGCCGTGTCCAACGAGCTCAACGGCGAGCGCGTGGACATCGTGCTGTGGAACGACAACCCGGCCAACTTCGTCATCAACGCGATGGCGCCGGCCGAAGTGCAGTCGATCATCGTCGACGAGGACCGTCATTCGATGGACCTGGCCGTGGCCGAAGACCGCCTGGCCCAGGCCATCGGCAAGGGCGGCCAGAACGTGCGCCTGGCCAGCCGCCTGACCGGTTGGCAGCTGAACGTGATGACCCAGGACCAGGTGTCTGCCAAGTCCGAAGCCGAGCAGTCCGTCGCCCGCCAGCTGTTTGTCGACAAGCTGGAAGTGGACGAGGAAATCGCCGCGATCCTGGTGTCCGAGGGCTTCAACTCGGTCGAAGAAATCGCTTATGTCCCGGTCGGCGAACTGCTGGCGGTGGAAGGTTTTGACGAGGATATCGTCGAAGAGCTGCGCGCCCGTGCCCGCGATGCGCTGTTGAATGCGGCCCTGGCCGAGGAAGAGGGTGCTGCAGGCGAAGGCCCGGCCGACGATCTGCTGGCGCTGGATGGCATGGACGAGGCGACCGCGCACCTGCTGGCGTCGCACGGCGTGCGGACCAGCGAAGACCTGTCCGACCTGGCTGCCGACGAGGTGGTCGAGTTCGGGATCGAAGGACTGGACGAGGCGCGCGCCGCCGCGTTGATCCTGGCCGCACGCGCCGAGGAGATCGCCCGTTTGGAGCGCGGCGAATGA
- the truB gene encoding tRNA pseudouridine(55) synthase TruB codes for MSSNQALQRVRHLFRAEKGGHTGALDPLATGLLPICFGEATKIAGNLLGASKAYDTVAHLGQVTDTDDAEGQVLRERPVEAYPIDRIDAALRPLMGRIQQRPPIYSALKRGGEPLYAKARRGEVVEIDEREVFVRTFELQAADDLLDEGRPLLHLHVECGSGTYVRSLVRDLGEALGCGAHVAQLRRLWVDPFREPRMWTIEQLEALAGRDEQALLACLLPIEAGMVGLPRIDLTAEGAARFSQGQRLPGVPGPAGGVAVFTEAGVVLGLAQLSREGVLSPQRLFNWPTSGNPTQD; via the coding sequence ATGAGCTCCAACCAGGCGCTGCAGCGTGTGCGGCACCTGTTCCGGGCGGAGAAGGGCGGCCACACCGGCGCGCTGGACCCGCTGGCCACCGGCCTGTTGCCGATCTGCTTCGGCGAGGCCACCAAGATTGCCGGCAACCTGCTGGGCGCCAGCAAGGCCTACGACACCGTGGCCCACCTGGGGCAGGTCACCGATACCGACGATGCCGAAGGCCAGGTGCTGCGCGAGCGGCCCGTGGAGGCTTATCCGATCGACCGCATCGATGCGGCCCTGCGCCCGTTGATGGGGCGGATCCAGCAGCGCCCGCCAATCTATTCGGCGCTCAAGCGTGGTGGCGAGCCGCTGTACGCCAAGGCCCGCCGCGGTGAAGTGGTGGAGATCGATGAGCGCGAGGTCTTCGTGCGCACCTTCGAGCTCCAGGCTGCGGACGACCTGCTGGACGAAGGGCGGCCGCTGTTGCACCTGCACGTGGAATGTGGCTCGGGCACCTATGTGCGCAGCCTGGTCCGCGACCTGGGCGAAGCCCTGGGCTGCGGCGCGCATGTGGCCCAGCTGCGCCGGCTGTGGGTGGACCCGTTCCGCGAGCCACGGATGTGGACCATCGAGCAGCTCGAAGCCCTGGCCGGGCGCGACGAACAAGCCCTGCTTGCCTGCCTGCTGCCGATCGAGGCGGGCATGGTCGGCTTGCCGCGGATCGACCTGACCGCGGAGGGCGCAGCCCGTTTCAGCCAGGGGCAGCGCCTGCCAGGCGTGCCCGGACCGGCCGGCGGGGTGGCCGTTTTCACCGAAGCCGGCGTCGTCCTGGGGCTGGCGCAACTGTCCAGGGAAGGCGTGCTGTCGCCCCAGCGGCTGTTCAACTGGCCGACCAGCGGCAACCCGACCCAGGACTGA
- the rimP gene encoding ribosome maturation factor RimP: MSDKATEIAALLQPTIQALGLELLGIEYLPASGNATLRLYIDVSEAERETRVVNIEDCEAVSREVSAQLDVEDPISDNYTLEVSSPGVDRPLFTADQFARFIGEEAKVVLKLPQDGRRRVQGRIVSVDAAGITIAFDNRQMTFAADNLDKARLMPDWVALGMAPQPKKNIGAGKPKKSPAPPKKVH; encoded by the coding sequence GTGAGCGACAAGGCAACCGAGATTGCAGCGCTGCTGCAGCCCACCATCCAGGCCCTGGGCCTGGAGCTGCTGGGCATTGAATATCTGCCGGCATCGGGCAATGCGACCCTGCGCCTGTATATCGACGTGAGCGAAGCCGAGCGCGAGACCCGCGTAGTCAACATCGAAGACTGCGAGGCCGTCAGCCGCGAAGTCTCGGCGCAGCTGGATGTGGAAGACCCGATCAGCGACAACTACACCCTGGAAGTGTCCTCGCCTGGTGTTGATCGTCCCCTGTTCACCGCCGACCAGTTCGCCCGGTTCATCGGCGAGGAAGCCAAGGTCGTGCTGAAGTTGCCGCAGGACGGTCGCCGTCGCGTGCAGGGCCGGATCGTCTCGGTCGATGCCGCCGGCATCACCATCGCTTTCGACAACCGGCAGATGACCTTTGCCGCCGACAACCTGGACAAGGCACGGCTGATGCCCGACTGGGTCGCGCTGGGCATGGCGCCCCAGCCGAAAAAGAACATTGGCGCGGGCAAGCCGAAGAAATCGCCGGCCCCGCCGAAGAAAGTGCACTGA
- the rbfA gene encoding 30S ribosome-binding factor RbfA, which yields MATKSFHRSDRVSAQLRRELGTIVHETVREHGLPSVSVSDVEVTRDLAHAKVFVTALMPERSLEAVKALKELAPQIRYALGRAVKMRHVPELHFHYDDSVDKGERIETLLRENPLPPESESDQD from the coding sequence ATGGCAACCAAATCCTTCCATCGCAGCGACCGCGTCTCCGCACAGCTCCGCCGCGAGCTGGGCACGATCGTGCATGAAACCGTGCGTGAGCACGGCCTGCCGTCGGTCAGTGTCTCCGACGTCGAAGTCACCCGCGACCTGGCCCACGCCAAGGTGTTCGTCACCGCCCTGATGCCCGAGCGCTCGCTCGAAGCGGTCAAGGCGCTGAAGGAACTGGCCCCGCAGATCCGCTACGCCCTGGGCCGCGCGGTGAAGATGCGCCACGTGCCCGAACTGCATTTCCATTACGACGACTCGGTCGACAAGGGCGAGCGCATCGAAACCCTGCTGCGCGAAAACCCGCTGCCGCCCGAATCCGAGTCCGACCAGGACTGA
- a CDS encoding hydrolase, producing MSPKATPTPGSKLISPTDHALVLIDFQSQMAFATKSIDAINLRNNAALIANAAAGFKVPTILTTVAEKSFSGPMFSEVTDPFPGQALLDRTSMNTWEDAAVIDQVNAIGKSRLVFAGLWTSVCIVGPTLSALDQGFECYVIADACGDVSTEAHDRAMDRMVQAGVRPMTSLQYLLELQRDWARTATYDMTTGYAKKYGGAYGLGVTYAKTMFNAHEG from the coding sequence ATGTCCCCCAAGGCGACCCCGACCCCTGGTTCGAAACTGATTTCGCCCACCGACCATGCGCTGGTCCTGATCGACTTCCAGTCGCAGATGGCCTTTGCGACCAAATCGATCGATGCGATCAACCTGCGCAACAACGCCGCGCTGATCGCCAATGCCGCGGCTGGCTTCAAGGTACCGACCATCCTGACGACCGTGGCCGAGAAGTCCTTCTCCGGCCCGATGTTCTCCGAAGTCACCGATCCGTTCCCGGGTCAGGCGCTGCTGGACCGCACCTCGATGAACACCTGGGAAGACGCGGCGGTGATCGACCAGGTCAACGCCATCGGCAAGTCGCGCCTGGTGTTCGCCGGGCTGTGGACCTCGGTGTGCATCGTCGGCCCGACCCTGTCGGCGCTGGACCAGGGCTTCGAGTGCTACGTGATCGCCGATGCCTGCGGCGATGTCTCCACCGAAGCCCATGACCGCGCCATGGATCGCATGGTCCAGGCCGGCGTACGGCCGATGACGTCCCTGCAATACCTGCTGGAACTGCAGCGCGACTGGGCCCGCACCGCGACCTATGACATGACCACCGGTTACGCGAAGAAGTACGGCGGCGCCTACGGCCTGGGCGTGACCTACGCCAAGACCATGTTC